A window from Chiloscyllium punctatum isolate Juve2018m chromosome 3, sChiPun1.3, whole genome shotgun sequence encodes these proteins:
- the LOC140460905 gene encoding uncharacterized protein, which yields MDSKQICAVLLLLSVTLVHGTGFNRYAYIRKNVKSHGDYNVKAYDSQNSEDEGYEDNDESRDVGAEQGLQGPPGPRGPPGPPGKTGVGMPGAPGKPGMPGAPGLPGMGKPGMPGAPGKSGERGAPGPKGDRGPQGMPGSKGNPGAPGYPGPAGLAAVGKPGPQGLPGAPGASGRPGEKGMPGHMGLPGAKGEKGVGLPGRPGSRGATGPQGPPGSPGPVGLGSAGAPGRPGQPGEKGAMGPPGAPGYAGAPGPKGPPGNPGLPGRGKPGAPGESGLPGAPGNKGNPGPQGLPGAPGLPGFGKPGIPGLKGEPGSVGPVGYPGEKGEAGATGAPGARGAVGPVGSPGPQGARGSPGANGAPGEKGESGPAGARGYPGPKGETGPGGAPGKSGAPGIPGRPGSQGPVGAKGSMGGPGGPGKSGIPGPPGPQGPPGYPGEAGSRGSAGPPGPRGPPGSQGSQGFSGEKGDPGPPGPPGPPGNFYGKMASGSPGAPGLKGPPGPPGQPGLPGPPGPPAEVIMSPGKYDYSGYIKSGEPSAGLLSPYPAFTAILSHSYYPAGQAIAFDKILTNSNNNYDPSTGIFTCEISGIYQFNYQIQVKGANVWVGLYKNDEAVMYSYDDYTEGYVDQVSGSVTLYLHENDQVYVQLPTEESNGLYSSDLMYSVFSGFLIVHS from the exons ATTACAATGTAAAAGCATATGATTCTCAGAACTCTGAAGATGAGGGATATGAAGACAATGATGAAAGCAGAG ATGTAGGAGCAGAACAGGGCCTGCAAGGTCCTCCTGGACCACGGGGCCCACCAGGACCTCCTGGGAAAACAGGCGTTGGAATGCCAGGTGCCCCAGGCAAGCCTGGAATGCCAGGAGCTCCAGGATTGCCAGGAATGGGAAAACCAGGAATGCCAGGCGCACCAGGAAAGTCAGGTGAAAGAGGAGCTCCAGGACCAAAAGGCGATAGAGGACCACAAGGGATGCCCGGATCTAAAGGCAATCCAGGAGCACCAGGATATCCCGGGCCAGCAGGGCTGGCTGCTGTTGGTAAACCAGGTCCACAAGGACTACCAGGTGCTCCAGGGGCATCAGGTAGACCTGGAGAAAAAGGAATGCCAGGGCATATGGGTCTTCCTGGAGCAAAAGGGGAAAAGGGAGTTGGACTTCCTGGGCGTCCCGGGAGCAGAGGGGCAACAGGACCACAAGGGCCTCCAGGATCACCTGGACCAGTAGGATTAGGAAGTGCTGGAGCACCTGGCCGTCCGGGTCAACCAGGTGAGAAAGGTGCAATGGGCCCTCCAGGTGCACCAGGATATGCAGGTGCCCCAGGCCCAAAAGGACCACCTGGAAATCCAGGTCTTCCAGGACGTGGAAAACCAGGAGCGCCAGGTGAATCCGGGTTACCCGGAGCTCCTGGAAACAAAGGTAATCCTGGTCCACAAGGTTTACCAGGTGCACCTGGACTGCCAGGTTTCGGAAAACCCGGTATACCCGGACTCAAAGGAGAGCCTGGTTCTGTGGGTCCTGTTGGTTATCCAGGAGAGAAAGGAGAGGCAGGGGCAACTGGGGCACCTGGAGCACGTGGAGCTGTTGGGCCAGTAGGTTCACCCGGACCACAAGGTGCCAGGGGCTCACCAGGAGCTAACGGTGCACCAGGAGAGAAGGGGGAATCAGGCCCTGCTGGCGCCCGTGGATACCCAGGGCCAAAGGGTGAAACAGGCCCTGGTGGTGCCCCAGGTAAATCAGGAGCTCCAGGAATACCAGGTAGACCAGGTTCACAAGGACCAGTTGGTGCAAAAGGTAGCATGGGAGGTCCTGGTGGACCAGGAAAATCAGGAATTCCTGGGCCTCCAGGTCCTCAAGGACCACCAGGTTATCCTGGTGAAGCCGGATCAAGAGGAAGTGCAGGACCACCTGGTCCAAGAGGTCCACCTGGTTCTCAAGGTTCTCAAGGGTTTTCAGGGGAAAAGGGAGATCCAGGCCCTCCAGGTCCACCAGGTCCTCCTGGAAATTTCTATGGGAAAATGGCAAGTGGCTCACCAGGTGCACCAGGGCTGAAAGGTCCACCTGGACCTCCAGGCCAACCAGGCCTTCCTGgaccaccaggcccaccagcagAAGTGATCATGTCCCCAGGCAAATATGATTATAGTGGCTACATCAAATCAGGAGAACCCTCAGCTGGGTTACTCAGTCCATACCCAGCTTTTACAGCCATTCTTTCCCATTCGTATTACCCAGCTGGACAAGCAATAGCATTTGACAAAATATTGACCAATTCAAATAATAACTACGATCCATCAACCGGTATTTTCACATGTGAAATATCTGGCATCTATCAATTTAATTATCAAATACAAGTTAAGGGAGCAAACGTTTGGGTCGGATTATACAAAAATGATGAGGCTGTGATGTACTCATATGATGACTATACAGAAGGTTACGTTGATCAGGTCTCAGGTAGTGTTACATTATACCTACATGAAAATGACCAAGTCTATGTACAGTTACCTACAGAAGAGTCTAATGGCTTATATTCTTCTGACCTCATGTATTCAGTATTCTCAGGGTTTCTAATTGTCCATTCATGA